GCCCATGTCGGGCCTCCATCACCATATCGttgtctggtggtctcccaccatcgcTCGGCGTCTCCTCGCAACAGGAAGGTTCCCAGTCGAACTCTATGGGCCTCTGCACAGCCTATAGATCGTAAATGCTTCTCCACAGCCAGTAGCCAATCCTCGGCCTCTGTCGTATCggcgcctccactaaactctggtggacGTAAGGCCATGAAATCTTTAAGTAATGCGGCACCAGAACTGTCCCCTGCTCTCGGAGTACCTGAATGTGACGCTtgggccgtagcggtcctaCCATCATGACTGCACTCCTGACGTAACTGAGATGCCGCCAGTACGTCTACAGCCCATAGAAGACCTGCCAATATCTCCTGCATGTCTGGTGGCCCTGGCTATCTCTGCTCTCCTGCACCTGTGGCCTGAACCTCCGGAGTAGGGACAAGGTGTCCTCTACCTCGTGCCAGCGGTCTACCACGACCCCACCCACGTCATGCGTCCATGATACCTATACAACCAGAattaattagaacgcatttcgaaATAACAGACATGTcctaacactctaactctacctaacagccttggtgtacagttacttgtccccccaaattgactcaatgacgctctgataccaacattgtaagcacccccgcccagatatcccaaccgcccggtctatccgaacgagagcgcctacataagagaagagaaacaaacacaagacgaaaataccctggcatgcatacatacaaaaaatacaacagcggaagcaaaacaatatacatgcacgcctataagtaccctgctggaacagtagtaaaggagtatataaaaatatacagacacctgtgccaacgataaaagatacaagggacaaccgggcacagtaaaaaatgagagtcagaactcttaacaaaacatcagagaaaacgggggcagctaactgtacaccctaccgacacggctggctgctaggtagtgcggtcctcgccctcgacttttgctttacccttacatggaatgatggaaagcaaggtgagtcgcaagactcagcaagtttatatgaaaaggaaggctgtaaatgaaacagaagaggagatcatcccaaaaataaatccacatgtacacacaagtcatgtgacgcaacaacgcaacagtgccgcataataaaacatataccggtccttggggcccacataaaacacctggcacccaagtcccataccaacctgccgctgccctgaaaggcaacataaattaccacaaacctgtgcgcactgtcccgggtcggtactcccgtcacccgtatccctgccggtactcccgacagccgagccaaaggctccctcggaacggtactcccgtccgagaactaataactaccagtaaccatgcaatgcatataaaatgcaaggcgtaatgagcaccaacgtgatacaaggcgcccatacatccaggcatcaagccatgctccccctacgtagtaaatcacacgcgatgcatatgcctgtgctggatgcaacctgaccaatctaaaatgtccgtgatcaagcataaccaaatcatgatgatcccatcatgcagcccgaacccatgtgcataccaaaccatgcaacaaaaataaaataatcaagcattccataatcacataacggtagagtaggtcagcagtgcctggcgtcggtcagcggtcagtgaccaggagagaccatctaacGGTCTAAAATTGACCGTATAACAGTCACACTGTCACCGTAcagctaacccttgcccccactgcctaaccactctagccaataaataaccgaaaatccataataatacccgacagctaagaacctagccccgggtgagtacgacatcattcccataggattggcggtgatacaaacccccgtaggcaaccaacgaataataccctcgaaaccaggttaataaattaaattattaaacacaccgtttaaattgcataatttattaacagtcaaatccaacgaagggaggtcaaataaattgatatcgaaagaatcgacaatgagggtataaagaacttgcctttccggagaTAACCTTAGGCTCgatttgaccaaacgcggtcaacgttatacaaactgcaatattctaattattgacaaaatcaataaaattggGCTCCAAGTAAAATTTCAACTGCAGAgattattaattactagtttaattacatacctggataattaaatcagggattaaacgggatttaatccaatttttgaagcccaaatttctcaatttcacGCCGCGAGCTCACTGTTTCTTTTCTGTCAAAATTTGCTGCTGTTCGTTGCTGCAAAAACAGGCCCGAAATTGGGCTTAAATAAGGCAAAAAGGGGTGGCTGGGAAGCAGCCACGTGGCAGCTGCTTGGACTAACgttggaggccaccgcctcttaAGCAAACGGCACCGTTTTGGCCCTCAATTGGCtggaattaaattccagcaAAATCAGCAACAGTGCAGCCCTTCCTCAAGCTCGATTCTGAGTCCACAACCCAGCCCCTATGCACGCCTGCCACTTGATCTACTAAGCACCTTGTTAATATAATACACATTCACTTATATTTAATTGCTAACTTGAATTGCCTTTATTAATTTCCAGCACTTCACGCACTGCTCCATTCCAATTCCTTAAtctcataataaattattattataatgctTGATTATAAACTTATTCTTAcacttaatattattattactgtTGATTAATATtctctttaaattaaatcaacacaatagctactaactaaattaaactatGATTTAC
The Diospyros lotus cultivar Yz01 chromosome 12, ASM1463336v1, whole genome shotgun sequence DNA segment above includes these coding regions:
- the LOC127787472 gene encoding uncharacterized protein LOC127787472, producing the protein MQEILAGLLWAVDVLAASQLRQECSHDGRTATAQASHSGTPRAGDSSGAALLKDFMALRPPEFSGGADTTEAEDWLLAVEKHLRSIGCAEAHRVRLGTFLLRGDAERWWETTRQRYGDGGPTWAQFVAAFNETYIPAWRSKTVTQYETDFVALSRYAPELVTPESRRVSKFQKGLRPEIHHAMAGIEAPDFPTVVQ